A segment of the Dunckerocampus dactyliophorus isolate RoL2022-P2 chromosome 19, RoL_Ddac_1.1, whole genome shotgun sequence genome:
ATACAACACTACATCAAGtcaatataatatactgtaaatataagtAAATCCAAATAATAGAAATACATACTCACCAACTACTTCATTAGTTACATCTAATAAATTCAATAATTATGAATTCTGTCTTTAAGGAGATTATACTGCTCAGTTTTGATGGACATGTGCTCTACTGTGAGCGATATGGTGAGCATTGTGTGCCAGGGACaggagaataaaatcaacaCAGACATAaggctttttttcccaactGTATTCAGATTGAAGCAACCTTTTTAAACCAATAAATAATCTCATCACTTCTTGTCCAAAGATTGTGAGATATTTACATTATAAATTAAATAGAAGAGAAGACATTCAGCACATTTTAGTTATGACAAACAAGTTGCGTGTGAAGCAGGATTTCAAAGCATGTTGCACTGCTATGCTAACGAGGTAAAAACATGGGGAGGTTTATATCCTGATATGTAAACATTGTTGTTTTAAAGTGATATATACATGAATAATGTCTCGGACGCTACGTTTGAAAGTTTTACAATCAGAAGCATTTCGCCTGCTGTGTTTCCACTGTTAGCCAAACACCGAAACTACTCTGTTTGGACAGGAAATTacctaaagacaaaaaaatacaaagaaccATCAACATTATACACTAGTGAAACGCTTTCCCATGTTGCGTCAAACATTATTCCTACTCTTCTGTGCAATGGAGTTCTTAGGAGAAAGGGCGATGGAGCAACACATTCTCTTACAGCCACTGGAAATCCAAGATAGATTAACCAACAAAGCCAATAGCGCATGAGACATTCGTGCTGCAAAGATCAGCTTGATGTTTAACCAGACTCAGCACCTCGGTCGCCTCTGCAGGAAGAAGGGAATTCAGTTCACCGCCATTAAAATAACACTCTTCTCCCCATATTGTGGAAAAAACCTCGACCTTTGCCTCTTGGCTTTGTGAACATGAGTTCATGAACATTCTTGGAAAAGAGCATGCTCCAGTGTCAAGAACAATCCCTCAGCGTAGATAATATTCCCATGCTTTAGAGAATAGGACCTATCAGCATCAGATATTGTCAGCTCCCGTTGGTTATAATCACAGAGGTGGCTTTGTGTCCCTGCATCTGCTCCGCCTGCATCCTCATGTGTGTCGCCACATCGTACTGGACTCCTCCACAAGCAAGTCCGGAGTAACTCCGTAGGCTCTCTGGGTCATACAGGTGTTCCAGGGAGTACCCAGTCAATGCGTATGCCGCTTGCCTGTCTGGAGGCTGCCTCTCCTGGGATGGATAGAGCAGAAGGCTCCCTTGTGGTTGCGACGGATGCGGGGACAGATCGGTCTGCATGTAGTCTTTGGTGAGGGACAGACCAGACCTGGGGATGCCATCAGAGCTGGGGCTGCTGAGGCGAGACAGGGAGCCAGGACTGGTTGTGTTTTCATCATTGTTTTCATGAGAACCTGGCGGTTTGATCCGATGATGGAGGCGTTCAGAGGGAAGGTCGATGCTCGGGGCTCCCGGGCCTCGGCAGACCACGCTGCTGGGCATGCTGAGCTGCGACTGATGAGGTAGGGAGGAGGTAAAACACGGACTGTGAGCCTTTGTGAGGCTTGAAACGTCCAAAGGGGGTTTGTGCTGCTGCAAGCGACTCTCTTCCTCTTTGATCATCTGCTGTGTGGCACGAATGAGGGTCTCCATCTTGCTGGGCTCTCGAGGACTACCTTGGAAGTGGTCCTGGTGGTAGCGCTCACCCGAATCACTGGTGGACCCTCCGCCATCCGGAGAACTCATGACGCTGTCTTCATCCCAGTGGCCTCGTCCtatttaaacaagagaaagacATGAGTACATAGTGATAGATTACTTCCAGTCTGTATGTCTACATGGAATCGAATGGAATAGAATGTTTGCAATAGTAGTTACAAGGTATGCATTGTGAAATTACTTGGCTTTCAATTTGAGGTAATTTTTCAACAGATGGTAGCAATCGACACACTGGCAAGAGACAGCATAAACAACTTAGCATGTCCCATAATAACATTTGGAAAACAGCTACCAGGGCCATTGAGGCCAGAGCTATTTTCAGAGACAGATGGTTGCGGCCTCAACCCTAACACCTCACCGTGAAAGGCTCCGTGGTAGGACGTGATTTCGTAGCCTTCGCTGTTCTCTGCAGATGGTTTCGGTAGGGACAGCACGGAACGGGTGGCGTCCCACCACATCTCTCTCCCCGATTGGGGAGCTCCCAAAAAGTAGCGCCCGCTTTGACATCGAGCCCGATCGCAGGCGGTCGGGTGAGGGCGGGTCTGGGCGTGCGCGAGATCCTCCTCCAGCAGACCCAGACCGTAGCACAGGGAGCCCGACTCTGGATACAGTCTGTAGGCGCACGATGCCTCGGCGGCTTCGCTCGGATCTAACAACTGAGGCGAGGCCGACTCCGTCAGCGGGCTCCCTCCCCATTGGCTGTCCTGGTCTGACTCGGAACGCTCTGGGTTGAACGCTGAGAACTGCTGTAGAGACGCAAGGAAATTTTGATTGGAAGTTCTCTGGCTTGATTCCCTTCTCTAGTCTAGTCAGTTCTATAAAAGAGACTGTTTATTACCTGCGGGTAGGGTGACACTCGGGCTTTGGCCTTTGCTTGGGTCAGACGTGACTTTGTGCTCTTCCTGTCTTCATTCAGACTGTCAATGTAAGGGAAAGCAGGCTTGGTGGGGCTCATTTGGTCCAGGGACAGCTGCATTCCCTTGTATTCTGTGTCCCTTTATGCAAAATGATGGCAAACAATGTTAGAAATAGAGAAGGAAAGCCGATATTTATCCTAATATTCTGCGATGAATTGACTCTGTGAAGTGATGGGATAACATACCCTTAGTCCAGAACCCCTCTAAATGGGCGACAACTTTGTAAAATAATGCAACaatcaggcttcactacacatcttaaaataaagcttggTACTCTGCCAGCTGTCTGTCTGCTACAGACGTGGCTGCTGTAATTCTtatcttgtttttcttcagcaaataggctaacctcgcatgatgttgctgttcaaatgtgactgtTAAGTTAGCGCAGTagctcacatacagtatacagtatatctatggtagtgttgctaatgtttctGTCCTCACTTCTCACTCGTTGAACAAGTGCAGACTTACAGTGTATTTCtaaaaagtgcacaatagcgctttttggagccacacactcttGTCAGAGACACAGcttattagcattaaagctacatagAAAACGGTGTGGTCTAAGTCGGGCTTACTAAAGGCAAACGGtctaaattccaacatcaaggctagattttgggcgacacacttccaatacacgaATATCCTAACCCCAACTCTAACCTCCAAACCTTCTGAAACCCATTTAAACGTGCTGAGAAATTGTATACTGTTGGACTTTTAAAGGCTAACAGACCCAAAGATGGCGGacatgaataataatgataatacggtaaaacaggggtgtcaccagacactcagttcacgagacgagacgatacacgagattgggtttaCGAGAGCAAGGCGAGATGTTAACGTTACTTTTGAGAAGTACAACTTAATTCCttctacgttacactcttctgcactctgtgtgtatgctagtggccccgacAAAGAGgctgtgtgactgacaaaaCGGCTCACTCCgatcatgccgttgttctatggaacaaatgtgcaaaggtgctgaaaccaatgcacagtgtgaaccctcctcctgcctgtttggaggtgagacacacatggcaatacagtacattaaggCCGGCATAATTATCGAGAttactttcatttattgtgtgattgattcattaattgattatcgtcccaggcctggtGCCCATGAGACTTTTTtactgaacgagaaatcttgcgagaccttgtgacacccctacagtaCTGTAAAGTAATCGCAATGATCATTTTCTACGATGCAGCCATTGCCACACTGTAACCAAAGGAGACCGTGGCTAATTTTCATCCAGTAGTTTTCGGGCTCGTGTAGATTTCATGTACGTGTATTTATACGTGCAAACTCGTTCACTGCTTTGGACGATTTAATCCAGCATCCTGAGGCGGAACTCAAGCCGAGGTGTCAGTGCAGGAGGGAGCGACAAGGCTCCTGTGTCAAGTGCTCAGCAAACATGAGCCTATTATAACTTATCACATCAACAGTATGTAACAGCAGCTGCCTGGCATTTTAAACCCTGCGCCCCATCGCTGACCCCGTGCAGCCACCCTCTTTAATAGAACTCTAAATACAACCCATTCTTTATGTGCAACACCTTGGGAGAAAGGCTGTGTTTGGATAGCCACCAGCGAGTGAGTGTTATTTGCTCTTGCAAGGTATAGTTGCTTTGGGGCTGCATCCTATCTGTGCCCTGCTGACTCCGTGGCTGAGCCAATAATGTCGGGCCATTGTGCAAACTCAGCTGTGTTAGCCAAATTCCACCTCGGGGTCAATGTCAGAGCACCTCAAACCACCAGTGAAaccttccatgttttttttttttttaatgagcccttgcatgtaattgttttttttcctttctaatGTTAAAATGCTGCTTAAGTTGCTTAAAAtggcatacatgcacacactgaCTAAAGAGAAACACGTGGATCAGGCAAACCTAACAACATGTGCACTAGCTGGGAGATGGCTATTGATTCCCAGTTCACCGTTCGATCGActttgctttctttacactgcgGATCGATGGCCGCAATAGAGCTTTTTTGATGGGGTTCAACCCTGATGTTTGTCTTGCTGCCTCTGAGGCTCTGAGTTTGATTTGTGCTCTCATAACAACAACTTCCCTGAGCCCGCGGCTGCAGTGTTTTGTGGATTTGTTTCAAGAGGGctacatatataaatacactctatGTATGGGTGTTGTGCAGTGAGGTATTTCTCTGCTGGCCCAATTCCATTTTTTGGACGAGCTGTTTACATTTACTTTGAAGTGACCCACATTTGATATCACTGTGCTGACATTCACTGAAAAACCTGAAATAAACTGCATGGCCACACGCAGGTAAAACAACTACATGCCGGTAGTGCAGAAACAGAAGTGACATGGGCTTCGACACCAAGGgagtaaataaacagaaatggtTCAgcctttgttttcttgtttttgcatgacTGTTTGCTCTAAATTTGATATATCATGGGGGCGTGTGTCACTGACATTCTAATCACGTCCTGTTAGGCAAAAATCTGATTCATATCCGATTTTTATCcatatacactaccagtcaagtTTGGCCACATGCACGCTCTCATTCAGTAGCATgaggaagtgtgtccaaaccAGACCTAATTTGAATCCCTGCATTCTTTTTCCCTGCGTACACTACCAGAACAGATACTCAAACCGTAGATTGGATGTAACATGAACGGGAGCGCTGCTTGTGTGTTTATACGCCATAGATTGTTGCTTGAAAACGATACATATCCAATTTATCATCTTACACTGCAGTCCCATACGCAGCTATCCTCGTCATATCTGTATTATATCCACGTATGATCACCtgttttcatgtattatttCCTCAAACGCACCACGTGCTGGTACAGAAATGTGCTATCAGATAGCGACAACACGGAAGTAAACAACCATTATAGTAAACATTATGTATATTGTATTCCTTATAGTCTATGCACCTCTGAGATTTTGCTGCTTTTGGATTTTTATATATCCGGTCCGTTTACTTACACTGCGTTCACATTGGAAGATTTGCATCGGTTTATTTGGCTctccgtgcatttttttgttctgcttACGCTGCCGTGATGTCTACCCAACACAGGCCTAAATCTGAATTGGGTCAGACAAAACAAGTCCACAcaagtggaacacacaatgcaacTGCACCACACGGACTATGCAGGTATCAAAATAACGCTTACACGGTAAcatgcatgcaaaacaatacccGCATCTACGAcacgcaaagcatgctgggtaatCTTGTGGTAGCTACTCTTCACCTACCCTCCCCTTTCCAAGTACACCGTCCGTTCATTGAATATAACACATTTGAGACgtttgagttaacaaaattgccTGACTTAAAGCATGTAGTGTAAATGCAGCCTCTGTCATAGCACGCGTTCTGATATGATGCCACTCGAGCCAGTTGCATCTCGACTGTTATTTATGTATAATTGTATAGTAACGCCATAACCATTGTCCATCCAGTCACTTTCCATAGTCACTTAACCTGCTCACGATAGATAAACTATCACGATAGGTAAACTACACctcggactggtcaccagtcactCACCAGACGGCCCCACGTCAATGCCAACTATGTTAAACACTACGCTACGTCTGGCTCCATAAACATCAGCTAGAATTCTTACGGCTTTAGGGTTACATCCTCGTACACAAATCACTGCGCAGACTCACGTAAGGACGTAGTTGACGCTGACTATGCAGTGGGGTCTCGACGACCTGCTGTTGTGGACGATAGTTGCGTAACTCTGCACCCACACCCATCCGCCTTGCTTGGCCAGGAACCGGTAATACTTAGTGGTGACTTGGCCCTTTACCAGCACTGAGGGGGGGATAAAAAGAATCACAGATGAAAAAGATtagcctgtttgtgtgtgtaatggTACACATGTGTCGACGCGTGTAGGTAACTCACGGAGGTGGTGGGCACAGCGGAGGTGGAAGATGTCACAGCTGTGGACGTGATGGTAAAGAGTTTTCTCAATCAGGTCTTGTGGCTCGTAACCTGTCAGCTCGGCAACCCTGCGGAGAAATAATTGCATTGGGTTTAAAAACTCcccatatttattattgttttaataatatCTGGTTTTAAGTTGCCCGGTGATGCAAACTGAATTAGTGATCTTAAATGCAGTGAATAAAGCTCACCTGGAGTCAAGGAAGATGAGCTTCATGTCCAAACTGGCTCTGAACATGAACATGTTGCTGTGCAGTTTGATTTCTGTGACAGCGCTGGGGGGTAGAGAGTGTCCCACGGCCACCAGGCCCACGTTCTGGTAGCAGCCCTCAAAAGGTGCCATGTCCAAACTATACTGACGAATCTTCAGGTAGCCACTGCAGTGGATCACCTGTTGTAAAACAGCCAGTATTATATCGAAATTAGATTTGAAAACATGAAAACTACACTTTGTGTGAACGCAAATCCTGCTTTAAAAATGTTCACAGTTCTACTTTTTCATTATTGCTAATTTATGACATGagaatacagtatgttgataataataataatacattttaaaaactacaAAGATACTACTAATAACAATAGCATATAGTAATAATGTAAATGATTAAATCatgtaatcatttaaaaaacaattaatacaATGAATTCGCACCTTGTATCCACCACTGGTGAGGCCTGCGTTTCTTTTGGCCAGCACACATTTCATTCTCAGGAAAAAAGAGCGCTCCACTTCATACTCtgcaataacaaataaaataaaaacacattttaaataccccattattttctgcaaattaaaaaaaagttaaagaaaaaagtcaattttataAAAAACATACATAGTAAAATTCTAAacaaaaatagaagaaaaaatacgacatattaaatataaaacgtTGCCCGTGTATTTACTGAGCCTATATAACACAAATATatccagaaaaaaatgtaactaaatACTTCCAGATGTGTACATATGCTGTTGCGCTGACATTTGCGCACACTATGCGTCAATCATGCGTCACTTTAACACTGACTCTTCTGTTCCAGTGGTTGCAGCCCCTTGCCACGCTCATGACACAGTAAATAGACACGAATAATTACTTTGAATATGATTAGTTGTTGGATAATTacaatgtttcatgtttttttttttttttaccttgtacaAAATGTGAGTGGTAGGGCTGATGTGGCGTCAGAACTGCTGTCATCTCGTCATGGTCGGCAGGGTGCACGTATTCATAAATACTGTTTCCGGTCAACTCTACCTGTGGAGAACAAGTCAAATTGTGAACACCGTCGATGGTTTAGCgcaatataaaatgaaaaaggcataaatagaataaataaaaatagaagcAGACCTGGGACAGTCCTAAGTGGACAGAAGCTGTCTCtgaaatgtacattattttcCCATCTGGAGCTACAACGAATATAAAGCCGTCCAATGTCTGTGAATAAACACGAAGCAACAACAGTTACACCACATTTATTGATAATAATATGAATTAATGAGAATAATTCATCACGTTAGACCTGCAGTAAATGAGAGCCCAGCTCACGTCCAATGTTATCCAAAGATCTTGTTCGATTTGTAACACCCCAAGCTTCGCCCAaacctgcaaaaacaaaataaaacaatagtaaGAATAATGACAAAACATGAATATAAAAAAACGCACAACAGTATGACTATtttaaaaaacgaaaaaaaaacccagaataTCCGCAATGCAGAAATAcatatgagtaaaaataatatttataaagaAGTAAAAGGCTCACATTGTCGACCTTACTAAATGAACACAAGACGACCTCGAGTCGTCCATTTAATGGTCCTATTGAAGGAAATAGCACACAGTTTTGCGTTTACGGAGCGTGTCTATCGCGTTAAGACAGGACAGTCGTTTTTCACTAAATTACAATTAAGAGAATTATGAATAGCACAATTAAAAATAACCCTGCGCACAAGTAAACGACATAAAGTACAAtatcacaatttttaaaatgtattcaataattatttttggTGGCAGGTtattatttttccattattaGCATACTTAGAATTTAttatcatcttttttttctcaggcTATATATTCTTCTGACTAAAATGAGGCCTGTATTAAAATGCCCCCATCTGTTTTcatgcgcaaaaaaaaaaaaaaattaaatatctaTAAATCCACCGTAATGGTCCTGTCTGGGGGGGGGCTGCGTGTTATGTCGCGTGTTGATTGAATGTCATGAgctatgttatgtttttttgtatatatagAGCCATGGGGCCGAGCTTATATAGCACTGATGGTGTGGTTCCCTCCTGCTCGCAAGGCTTAAGGTGATTAGAAGCCCTGCAGGGCCTCGCCATAATAGCTGCGTCTTGTTCGCAGTCACGCAGCAGCGTGCAGCCTGCAGAGAGCTGCTTCACCATACAGCCaggaaaaaaagatgaggaTGGAGGTCTTTTTCTTGCTCCTCGATCAATGTCATATAGGGCATTTAGTCTTCATGCACTGATggtataatgcatttttttccatacgCCATTGCTGTATTAAAAAACGGTTACGTTTTGATTGACACCACCAGAGATGTTTTGTTGTTCCATGAATGCCTGTCTTTCAAAATCTAGCAttattgtctgtttttttaaaatatatttctagtATTGGGCCTTGTTGTATTAGAATAAGTgtctatattattatttttaaagtattGTATTGAGTTTTCTCATGTCTTTGTTGgtgttaattgttttttttaaatataaacgTGGGGGGAAAACTAAACTGTGGCTGCAGGAATAATATATAAAACGTGAATACAATGAATGGGTGCATGgtggctcaccctgcgggaagactATCCTCATCTTCAGGTAGCTTGTGGTCAGTCTAATGATGGACGCTTTGTCCAGTTGGGATGTGATGGCCGACGGTAAAGGCAGCATTTTGGCCAGTTCATAAAATTCACTGTTCTCCTTTTCCCGTCTAGTCCTTGCTGCCGTTTTGGACTTCTCCTTCATTTCTGTGCTGGTGGTCACTGGTGGCTCTTGGCTTGCATGCGGCTatgttgctccttcacatcagcCTCTTCGTCATGGTGactgtattctttttttaattgctcTTGTCGAGAGGAAAGGTGTGCATTAAATATCGAATCCAGTGTGTTTGGTATTCCTTAGATGGGCTGTAAAGTCATGCATCCTAAGTGGCGGCTTGCATCCATCACCTGCAGCATAGAAACACAATATTATTGCTGCACCTGTGCGTTGCATGTTATTTAAAGTGCACGTGTGTATGGAGAAAAACAGGAATTTacattataaatgttttttttttttctataaaacacaacaatataGCCCATGTCAAATCTCCAAATTGTAATACAGAAAAACAGTAAAGGTGTGGCGGGTAATATATGAAAAGAAAcactgaaatataaaaaaataaaaataaaaatatcccaTTATCGTAAAATACACTCTATTTATTTTACtcaaatattgcaataaaaataacatacacacacattcgctgatatacaaatatattttgttaaaaaaacgcAATAATTGATATAGTTTAAAGGTGTATAAATAAGTTAATTTGGAATAAAAACAGCATCAGCAATGGTCGTCTACTTGGCATGGTTGCCGAGCAAGACGGTCCCTCGTCATGTGAATCGATCTTACAGCGCAGCCTGCTGGGAATTTCACCTGTCCTGATCCAGGTTGGCCGAGTCGTCCCAGTTAAGTTCCCCCCTCTTTTCAGCTCCTCCTGGAGTTCCACCTGGAAAGGCGAACACGGGGCCGTGCGCTGCATACA
Coding sequences within it:
- the LOC129171979 gene encoding single-minded homolog 1-like isoform X1 — protein: MKEKSKTAARTRREKENSEFYELAKMLPLPSAITSQLDKASIIRLTTSYLKMRIVFPQGLGEAWGVTNRTRSLDNIGRELGSHLLQTLDGFIFVVAPDGKIMYISETASVHLGLSQVELTGNSIYEYVHPADHDEMTAVLTPHQPYHSHFVQEYEVERSFFLRMKCVLAKRNAGLTSGGYKVIHCSGYLKIRQYSLDMAPFEGCYQNVGLVAVGHSLPPSAVTEIKLHSNMFMFRASLDMKLIFLDSRVAELTGYEPQDLIEKTLYHHVHSCDIFHLRCAHHLLLVKGQVTTKYYRFLAKQGGWVWVQSYATIVHNSRSSRPHCIVSVNYVLTDTEYKGMQLSLDQMSPTKPAFPYIDSLNEDRKSTKSRLTQAKAKARVSPYPQQFSAFNPERSESDQDSQWGGSPLTESASPQLLDPSEAAEASCAYRLYPESGSLCYGLGLLEEDLAHAQTRPHPTACDRARCQSGRYFLGAPQSGREMWWDATRSVLSLPKPSAENSEGYEITSYHGAFHGRGHWDEDSVMSSPDGGGSTSDSGERYHQDHFQGSPREPSKMETLIRATQQMIKEEESRLQQHKPPLDVSSLTKAHSPCFTSSLPHQSQLSMPSSVVCRGPGAPSIDLPSERLHHRIKPPGSHENNDENTTSPGSLSRLSSPSSDGIPRSGLSLTKDYMQTDLSPHPSQPQGSLLLYPSQERQPPDRQAAYALTGYSLEHLYDPESLRSYSGLACGGVQYDVATHMRMQAEQMQGHKATSVIITNGS
- the LOC129171979 gene encoding single-minded homolog 1-like isoform X2 — encoded protein: MYISETASVHLGLSQVELTGNSIYEYVHPADHDEMTAVLTPHQPYHSHFVQEYEVERSFFLRMKCVLAKRNAGLTSGGYKVIHCSGYLKIRQYSLDMAPFEGCYQNVGLVAVGHSLPPSAVTEIKLHSNMFMFRASLDMKLIFLDSRVAELTGYEPQDLIEKTLYHHVHSCDIFHLRCAHHLLLVKGQVTTKYYRFLAKQGGWVWVQSYATIVHNSRSSRPHCIVSVNYVLTDTEYKGMQLSLDQMSPTKPAFPYIDSLNEDRKSTKSRLTQAKAKARVSPYPQQFSAFNPERSESDQDSQWGGSPLTESASPQLLDPSEAAEASCAYRLYPESGSLCYGLGLLEEDLAHAQTRPHPTACDRARCQSGRYFLGAPQSGREMWWDATRSVLSLPKPSAENSEGYEITSYHGAFHGRGHWDEDSVMSSPDGGGSTSDSGERYHQDHFQGSPREPSKMETLIRATQQMIKEEESRLQQHKPPLDVSSLTKAHSPCFTSSLPHQSQLSMPSSVVCRGPGAPSIDLPSERLHHRIKPPGSHENNDENTTSPGSLSRLSSPSSDGIPRSGLSLTKDYMQTDLSPHPSQPQGSLLLYPSQERQPPDRQAAYALTGYSLEHLYDPESLRSYSGLACGGVQYDVATHMRMQAEQMQGHKATSVIITNGS